The Henckelia pumila isolate YLH828 chromosome 2, ASM3356847v2, whole genome shotgun sequence genome includes a window with the following:
- the LOC140879380 gene encoding serine/threonine-protein kinase PCRK1-like, translating into MSPWFQLAEMDLFNPLKCFQFRNEDKKEEGKITTPNSALSSFTDQEMRQAGSEVNSQNLSDTSTESRGRSQFPNLSDRPSNLRVFTFSEIKQATKNFSRTAKLGEGGFGCVFKGVIKSSDNPSEKIQMAVKQLGKRGLQGHKEWVTEVNVLGIVEHPKLVKLIGYCAEDDERGIQRLLIYEYMTNGSVEDHLSARSTTPLSWDMRLKIALDAARGLAYLHEEMDFQIIFRDFKSSNILLDEQWNAKLSDFGLARLGPSEGLTHVSTAVVGTMGYAAPEYIQTGRLTSKSDVWSYGVFLYELITGRRPLDRNRPRSEQKLLEWVKPYLSDPKKFQKIIDPRIEEKRILKSAHKLSLVANRCLSRLARTRPKMSEVVEMVNQVLEASVGTGNPEPSLKNKDLSKSYDEEPEGNGKRRILDLKMGDGGWLVRVWLQKVVKSC; encoded by the exons ATGAGTCCCTGGTTTCAGCTTGCGGAG ATGGATTTGTTTAACCCCTTGAAATGTTTCCAATTTCGCAATGAAGATAAGAAGGAAGAAGGGAAGATCACAACTCCAAATTCAGCATTGTCCTCATTTACTGATCAAGAAATGAGGCAAGCAGGATCTGAAGTTAATTCTCAGAATTTATCAGATACAAGTACTGAGTCAAGAGGACGAAGCCAATTCCCAAATTTGTCTGATAGACCTAGTAATCTCCGAGTTTTTACATTTTCAGAGATAAAACAAGCGACAAAAAACTTCAGTCGAACTGCAAAACTTGGGGAGGGTGGATTTGGATGTGTTTTTAAAGGTGTGATCAAGAGTTCTGATAATCCATCTGAAAAGATTCAGATGGCTGTGAAACAACTTGGTAAACGAGGACTGCAG GGTCACAAAGAATGGGTAACGGAAGTTAATGTTCTTGGCATTGTTGAACATCCAAAGCTCGTGAAACTCATAGGCTACTGCGCGGAGGATGATGAAAGAGGTATTCAAAGGCTTCTCATTTACGAGTACATGACAAATGGAAGCGTGGAAGACCATCTGTCAGCTAGGTCAACCACGCCACTTTCCTGGGATATGAGGCTTAAGATAGCTCTAGATGCTGCCCGTGGCTTAGCCTACCTGCACGAGGAAATGGATTTTCAG ATCATCTTCCGAGATTTCAAATCTTCAAATATTCTCCTGGATGAGCAGTGGAATGCCAAATTATCAGACTTTGGATTGGCTCGGTTGGGCCCTTCTGAAGGACTAACTCATGTATCAACTGCG GTTGTTGGGACCATGGGATATGCAGCTCCCGAATACATTCAAACTGGTCGTCTCACATCAAAGAGCGATGTATGGAGCTATGGTGTCTTCCTTTACGAACTAATAACGGGAAGACGCCCATTGGATAGAAACCGTCCCAGAAGTGAGCAGAAGCTTTTAGAATGGGTAAAACCATATCTATCAGATCCTAAGAAGTTTCAGAAGATAATAGATCCAAGAATTGAAGAGAAGCGTATTCTTAAATCAGCCCACAAACTCTCGCTTGTGGCCAACCGCTGCTTGTCCAGACTTGCAAGAACTCGGCCCAAAATGAGCGAAGTCGTGGAAATGGTGAatcaagttctggaggcatcagTAGGTACAGGCAATCCAGAACCCTCTTTGAAGAATAAAGATTTGTCAAAAAGTTATGACGAAGAACCGGAAGGTAATGGTAAAAGAAGGATCTTGGATTTGAAAATGGGCGATGGTGGATGGCTAGTCCGCGTGTGGTTGCAGAAGGTCGTAAAAAGTTGTTGA